One Actinospica robiniae DSM 44927 genomic region harbors:
- the aspS gene encoding aspartate--tRNA ligase, giving the protein MIRTREAGTLRAADAGTTVTLAGWVARRRDHGGVTFLDLRDGSGVVQVVVRDMESVHDLRNEYCVAATGEVRPRPEGNANPDLATGEVEVVVETVEVLSEAAPLPFPIDERKSANINEEVRLRYRYLDLRREDMAANIRTRARVTRVIRDVMDENGFFDVETPYLTRATPEGARDFLVPVRLQPGSWYALPQSPQLFKQLLMVGGLERYYQIARCFRDEDFRADRQPEFTQLDIEMSFVGQEDVLALAEGIYQRIWSEIAGVEIPLPLPRMTYVEAMARYGSDKPDVRFGQELVELTGYFEGTAFRVFQAEYVGAVVMPGGAAQTRKELDGWQDWAKARGAKGLAYVVFDAESGEARGPVAKNLSAEHLAGLAEAVGAKPGDAVFFAAGPKTASQELLGAARLEIGRRGGLIDESQWAFLWVVDFPMFEPLTDDKGEFAGWHAVHHPFTSPTPEWLDSFEKDPGSALSNAYDLVLNGTELGGGSIRIHQREVQQRAFKAIGLSQEEAESKFGFLLDAFNYGPPPHGGIAFGLDRTVALITGADTIRDVIAFPKTASGGDPLTGAPAPITPEQRKEAGVDFVPKPKASGTATSTAE; this is encoded by the coding sequence GTGATCCGCACGCGCGAGGCGGGAACCCTCAGGGCCGCCGACGCTGGCACTACCGTCACCCTGGCCGGGTGGGTGGCCCGGCGCCGCGATCACGGCGGCGTGACCTTCCTCGACCTGCGCGACGGCTCGGGCGTCGTGCAGGTCGTCGTCCGCGACATGGAGTCGGTGCACGATCTGCGCAACGAGTACTGCGTCGCGGCGACCGGCGAGGTGCGGCCGCGCCCGGAGGGCAACGCCAACCCGGACCTGGCCACCGGCGAGGTCGAGGTCGTGGTCGAGACCGTGGAGGTGCTCTCCGAGGCCGCGCCGCTGCCGTTCCCGATCGATGAGCGCAAGAGCGCGAACATCAACGAGGAGGTCCGGCTGCGTTATCGCTACCTGGACCTGCGCCGCGAGGACATGGCCGCGAACATCCGCACCCGGGCCCGGGTCACCCGGGTGATCCGGGACGTGATGGACGAGAACGGGTTCTTCGACGTCGAGACGCCCTACCTCACCCGGGCCACGCCGGAAGGCGCCCGCGACTTCCTGGTGCCGGTGCGCCTGCAGCCCGGTTCCTGGTACGCGCTGCCCCAGTCGCCGCAGCTGTTCAAGCAGCTGCTGATGGTGGGAGGCCTGGAGCGGTACTACCAGATCGCCCGCTGCTTCCGGGACGAGGACTTCCGCGCCGACCGGCAGCCGGAGTTCACCCAGCTCGACATCGAGATGTCGTTCGTCGGGCAGGAGGACGTGCTGGCGCTGGCGGAGGGGATCTACCAGCGGATCTGGAGCGAGATCGCCGGGGTCGAGATCCCGCTGCCGCTGCCGCGGATGACCTACGTCGAGGCGATGGCCCGCTACGGCTCGGACAAGCCGGACGTGCGTTTCGGCCAGGAGCTCGTGGAGCTGACCGGCTACTTCGAGGGCACCGCGTTCCGCGTGTTCCAGGCCGAGTACGTCGGCGCCGTGGTGATGCCCGGCGGCGCCGCGCAGACCCGCAAGGAGCTCGACGGCTGGCAGGACTGGGCCAAGGCGCGCGGCGCCAAGGGCCTGGCCTACGTGGTCTTCGACGCCGAGAGCGGCGAAGCGCGCGGCCCGGTGGCCAAGAACCTCTCCGCCGAGCACCTGGCCGGCCTCGCCGAGGCCGTAGGCGCGAAGCCGGGCGACGCGGTGTTCTTCGCCGCCGGCCCGAAGACCGCTTCGCAGGAGCTGCTCGGTGCCGCCCGGCTCGAGATCGGCCGTCGCGGCGGCCTGATCGACGAGTCGCAGTGGGCGTTCCTGTGGGTCGTGGACTTCCCGATGTTCGAGCCGCTGACGGACGACAAGGGCGAGTTCGCCGGCTGGCACGCGGTGCACCACCCGTTCACCTCGCCCACCCCGGAGTGGCTCGACAGCTTCGAGAAGGACCCGGGCAGCGCGCTGTCGAACGCCTACGACCTGGTGCTCAACGGTACCGAACTGGGCGGCGGCTCGATCCGTATCCACCAGCGCGAGGTGCAGCAGCGCGCGTTCAAGGCGATCGGCCTGAGCCAGGAGGAGGCCGAGTCCAAGTTCGGCTTCCTGCTCGACGCGTTCAACTACGGCCCGCCGCCGCACGGCGGCATCGCCTTCGGCCTCGACCGCACGGTCGCGCTGATCACCGGCGCGGACACCATCCGCGACGTCATCGCGTTCCCGAAGACGGCCTCCGGCGGCGACCCGCTGACCGGGGCTCCCGCGCCCATCACGCCGGAGCAGCGCAAGGAGGCCGGCGTCGACTTCGTGCCCAAGCCCAAGGCGTCCGGCACCGCCACGTCCACCGCCGAGTAA